The genomic DNA TTTGACTGTTATTGAAGATGGCAAAGGGGTATTATCAAAACAGATATGGGTTAACGAACCTCTCAAATATAAAGGCGTCTGGTTTTATCAGAGCAATTATGGGCTGGCATATGACAGGATAAAAGAGGCACAACTGGTTCTAAAGAATAAAAAAGAGAATAAGATTATCGGTAAACCCTTTACAATAAAATGGGATGAGCAATCTAAAATACCTGATTCAAATTTTACTGTCAGGGCCACAGGTTTTGTTGCAGACTTTGGTTTTGATGAAAAGATGAAACAGATATATACAAGGTCTAATGAGCATAATAACCCGGCAATTGGTGTAGAAGTTTATGATGGTGATAAACTTATATCCCGCCCGTGGCTTTTTCTTAATTATCCTGAAATATTTGCCGCAATACCGGATACAGACTATGACCTGATATTCATGGGTTACAAGGGGATTTACTTTACAGGACTGCAGATGACAAAGGACCCCGGCACAAATATTGTGTGGCTCGGTTCAATCCTGATGGCTGTTGGTTTCACACTTGCCTTTTTTATATTTTATAAAAGGGTGTGGGTCAGGATTAAAAGGGGAGAAAATGGTATGGATATTTATATAGGCGGTATGATAAATAAAAATAAGATTATGTTTGAGAGGGAATTTTCAGAATTAGTTGAGTCTTTAAAGGCAAATGTGGAGGTTGTAAAATGATAAAATCCCTTATGTTCTTTGATATGGCATTTTGGTTCTATCTTATAACTGCCGTATTGTATATACTTAACTGGATTGTTAAGTATGACTGGATTGGAAAGTCTGCTACAGTAATGGCATTTATTGCGATTTTTGCAAATACAATGATACTGGTTACAAGGACTATAGAGTCAGGTCATGCGCCTTTTTCAAATCTTTACGAATCAATGGTTTTATTTGTATGGGCTACAGCAATAGGTTATCTTATTATTGAATTCAGGTATAAGATTAAGGTCATAGGTGCTGTTGTGATGCCGTTGGCATTTATTGCTATGTTTTCTGCATCGCAACTGCCGTACAGGTTTCAGAATGTTGAGAAGTTGAACCCTGCACTGCAGAGCATATGGCTGGAAATCCATGTATTTACAACATTTGTAGGTTATGCTGCCTTTGCCATAGCATTTGGTTTGTCTATAATGTATCTAATAAAGGAGTTGATGATTGAAAAGGGGAGAAGGAATGCCTTGATAGATGCATTTCCTGCGACTACAATACTGGATGAATTGAGTTATAAGGGCATTATGTGGGGATTTCCGTTTCTGACAATAGGTATAATCACAGGGGCATACTGGGCAAATAACGCATGGGGCACATACTGGAGTTGGGACCCGAAGGAGACATGGTCGCTTATTACATGGTTTATCTATGCAGCGTATCTTCATGCAAGGGTTACAAGGGGATGGAGGGGCAAGAGGGCTGCATGGCTCTCAGTCATTGGCTTTCTGGCAGTGATATTCCTTTACTGGGGGGTTAGTTTTATCCTGCCAGGGTTACATGCGTATGCATAAAAGACAGTGATGAGTTAAGAGTTGAGTTGAGAGTTATGAGTTATAAGAAAAAAAAAAAAAATTGAACAAGAGCAAAACATAGGAAATGAAAATAAAGGACTTTCTACCTCTGTCCTTACAGGTATATTTGTTGCCATATTGCTGATAATAGTCCTTGTTGTTGTCTTTGGCAGAAGCGAGAAATTCATGTCTGTTGAGGCAGGGACGCGGGCACCTGAATTTACACTTCCAGATTTAAAAGGTGGGAATAAAAGTCTTTCGGAATATAGGGGCAAGGTTGTATTTATAAACTNNNNNNNNNNNNNNNNNNNNNNNNNNNNNNNNNNNNNNNNNNNNNNNNNNNNNNNNNNNCATGGTGCAAGCCGTGCAGAGAAGAAATGCCGTCAATGCAGGATATATATGCAGGTTTGAAAGAACAGAATTTTGAGATACTGGCAGTGAGTATTGACAAGGGTGATACTGATGTCATAGAGAAGTTTGTTAAAGAATACGGTCTTACATTTCCTATCTTGCTTGACAGAAAGAACAGAATAAAAGAGGATTATAAAACTACAGGGGTGCCTGAGACATTTATAATAGACCAGAACGGAATAATTGCTGAAAAGGTTGTTGGTCCCAGAGAATGGCGGGCAGAGGAAGGACTGAAGATGATTATGGAATTATTGAAAAATGGTCCAAAGACTCCTGAAGAATATAAAAAGGGGTTAAAGGCAAAAGGGTGAAAAGCATGCTTTTCACGGCTAAAGGAAAATACTGATGAATAGTTTTACTCTTAAATATTTGATTGTTTTTGTTGTCTCTATATTTTTGCCAGCATCAGCATATGCAAGCCAGAATCTCTTTTCTGCGGCAGGCATTGAGGAGATAAAAGAAAAACCGCCTGCAGCAGAGTTTACCCTTAAATCTTTAGACGAAAAAATGGTCTCTATCAAGGACTTCAGGGGCAAAGTAATCTTGTTAAACTTTTGGGCAACATGGTGTCCGCCGTGCAAGTTTGAAATGCCTGAGATGGAGAGCCTTTATAAAAAATATAAAGATAAAGGTCTTGTAATGCTTGCTGTTGATATACAGGAGAGCCCTAATACAGTTAAAAAGTTTATACAAAAGAATGGTTATACATTTACTGTTCTTCTGGATTCAGATGGAGATG from Deltaproteobacteria bacterium includes the following:
- a CDS encoding TlpA family protein disulfide reductase yields the protein WCKPCREEMPSMQDIYAGLKEQNFEILAVSIDKGDTDVIEKFVKEYGLTFPILLDRKNRIKEDYKTTGVPETFIIDQNGIIAEKVVGPREWRAEEGLKMIMELLKNGPKTPEEYKKGLKAKG
- a CDS encoding redoxin domain-containing protein — protein: MSVEAGTRAPEFTLPDLKGGNKSLSEYRGKVVFIN
- a CDS encoding TlpA family protein disulfide reductase — protein: MNSFTLKYLIVFVVSIFLPASAYASQNLFSAAGIEEIKEKPPAAEFTLKSLDEKMVSIKDFRGKVILLNFWATWCPPCKFEMPEMESLYKKYKDKGLVMLAVDIQESPNTVKKFIQKNGYTFTVLLDSDGDVSRLYNAVYIPITYIIDKNGKLIGKAAGAREWSGAPINSLIEELLK
- the ccsB gene encoding c-type cytochrome biogenesis protein CcsB, yielding MIKSLMFFDMAFWFYLITAVLYILNWIVKYDWIGKSATVMAFIAIFANTMILVTRTIESGHAPFSNLYESMVLFVWATAIGYLIIEFRYKIKVIGAVVMPLAFIAMFSASQLPYRFQNVEKLNPALQSIWLEIHVFTTFVGYAAFAIAFGLSIMYLIKELMIEKGRRNALIDAFPATTILDELSYKGIMWGFPFLTIGIITGAYWANNAWGTYWSWDPKETWSLITWFIYAAYLHARVTRGWRGKRAAWLSVIGFLAVIFLYWGVSFILPGLHAYA